One genomic region from Anatilimnocola floriformis encodes:
- a CDS encoding phage tail fiber protein: MSNFSDYCEVKVIDHILRSSTFSKPSGIYLALVTTLATDSSTGSTLVEPSGGGYARYSLGAPADATWTRGSSTTGVATNAASITFTASGGNYGTVVGIALVDAATNGNVLLYSGTLTGGSKTINDGDSLVFAIGDISVTVA; the protein is encoded by the coding sequence GTGAGCAATTTCAGTGACTATTGCGAAGTAAAAGTTATCGACCACATCCTGAGGTCTAGCACTTTCTCAAAGCCCTCAGGAATCTACTTGGCCCTCGTTACGACGCTGGCCACGGACTCAAGCACAGGTAGCACACTCGTTGAGCCAAGCGGCGGCGGTTACGCCCGCTACAGTCTTGGCGCTCCTGCTGATGCGACTTGGACAAGAGGTTCAAGCACAACTGGCGTGGCCACGAATGCAGCGAGCATCACGTTCACAGCGAGCGGTGGCAACTACGGGACGGTGGTTGGAATCGCATTAGTGGATGCCGCTACTAACGGTAACGTGTTGCTCTATTCAGGAACGCTCACCGGTGGCTCTAAGACGATCAACGACGGCGACAGCCTCGTTTTCGCAATCGGAGACATTTCCGTGACCGTGGCCTAG
- a CDS encoding HK97-gp10 family putative phage morphogenesis protein codes for MTKPQTIKVEGLPQLIKALGEFEKKIFNKVLKKAFREGAKVSQKAIKALIPKGETGALRKALKVRTLARKKDRVGISVQMGEGSFQGATFYGGFLEWGTKNKEGQTKIEAREFIKKGFNDSKEAAAAAMVRTIKEGINAAAKEAARESGATAA; via the coding sequence ATGACCAAGCCGCAAACGATCAAGGTCGAAGGACTCCCGCAACTCATCAAAGCGCTTGGCGAATTTGAAAAAAAGATTTTCAACAAGGTTCTCAAGAAGGCGTTTCGTGAAGGTGCGAAGGTATCGCAGAAAGCCATCAAGGCCCTGATTCCCAAGGGGGAAACGGGAGCGCTTCGCAAAGCCTTGAAAGTTCGGACGCTCGCCAGAAAAAAAGATCGAGTAGGCATCTCCGTGCAAATGGGCGAAGGCTCATTTCAGGGTGCGACTTTTTACGGCGGGTTCCTCGAATGGGGAACGAAGAACAAGGAAGGCCAAACGAAGATCGAGGCCCGAGAGTTCATCAAGAAAGGTTTCAACGACTCGAAGGAAGCCGCTGCCGCCGCAATGGTGAGAACGATCAAGGAAGGCATTAACGCAGCAGCCAAAGAAGCGGCCCGAGAATCGGGAGCGACTGCGGCTTAG
- a CDS encoding phage head closure protein, with protein sequence MRWRVEFQKPADVVTYDETNAPIETWETVSTRWAEVKALSAGERVAAQSLQAEVTHQITLRSGFDVLPTYRIKLGTKILNIVSVVPDIDRTTITAVQVIGET encoded by the coding sequence ATGCGTTGGCGTGTTGAGTTCCAAAAGCCAGCAGACGTTGTGACCTACGACGAGACGAACGCCCCGATTGAAACATGGGAAACCGTTTCAACCCGTTGGGCCGAAGTCAAAGCATTGAGCGCCGGGGAGCGTGTCGCCGCTCAGTCGTTGCAGGCCGAGGTTACGCATCAGATCACCCTCCGTAGCGGCTTCGATGTGTTACCCACTTATCGCATCAAGTTGGGAACAAAGATTCTCAACATCGTCTCGGTCGTGCCTGACATCGACCGCACGACGATCACGGCAGTGCAAGTCATCGGGGAGACCTAA
- a CDS encoding head-tail connector protein has translation MSSSLVTPPAAEPLTTDEAKLYCRIESDFTAEDTIIAGIIQSAREYAETFQARQLITATWKLKLHCFHYEIELPRPPLQSVTSITYIDPDGVTQTLSTSVYSVDTDCTPGVIRLKYGQMWPSVRGQNDPPIVVTFIAGYGATSSSVPARTKDGMGIYCDWRYRDRDGTRPMPPAVDSLLMGECWGQYA, from the coding sequence ATGAGCAGTTCGCTAGTGACACCACCGGCAGCCGAACCGCTGACGACTGACGAGGCCAAGCTCTATTGCCGGATTGAATCCGACTTCACGGCTGAGGACACGATCATCGCTGGCATCATCCAATCGGCTAGAGAGTATGCGGAGACATTCCAGGCTCGGCAACTCATTACCGCCACTTGGAAGTTGAAGCTTCATTGCTTCCATTACGAGATCGAACTGCCACGCCCGCCGTTGCAAAGCGTCACGAGCATCACGTACATCGATCCTGATGGCGTCACGCAGACGCTTTCCACGAGCGTCTATTCAGTCGATACCGACTGCACCCCTGGAGTCATCAGGCTCAAATACGGGCAGATGTGGCCAAGTGTGCGGGGTCAAAATGACCCGCCCATCGTCGTTACGTTCATCGCTGGTTACGGCGCTACATCGTCATCAGTCCCCGCCAGGACCAAGGACGGAATGGGCATCTATTGCGATTGGCGCTATCGGGATCGTGATGGAACAAGGCCGATGCCTCCGGCCGTTGATTCGCTCCTGATGGGCGAATGCTGGGGGCAGTACGCATGA